A stretch of the Rhodothermus profundi genome encodes the following:
- a CDS encoding motility protein A — MEKSTPIGLVLGFALIFAAIFLGGDWLTFVDIPSILIVVGGTLAALLVAYSIDELKVIVPGLQELLRFNPPDLSEYVNLFTDLSRTARREGLLALDRRLGELEDEFIRFGLEMAVDGIEEQEIAEMLQVRITEELRPKQLFAKIMNSAGTFAPSFGMIGTLIGLVQMMQNLTDPTQIGAGMAVAMLTTLYGAILANLVFLPLANKTKVQLAQLQKAREMTRVGILSIVRGDSPSMIEKRLQMLAGDQSASTQEEEPHLAKAA, encoded by the coding sequence ATGGAAAAATCCACGCCCATCGGCTTAGTACTGGGCTTTGCACTGATCTTTGCCGCCATCTTTCTGGGGGGAGACTGGCTGACCTTTGTAGATATTCCCTCCATCCTGATCGTTGTTGGCGGCACGCTCGCCGCATTGCTGGTGGCCTACTCGATCGACGAACTCAAGGTCATCGTTCCCGGCCTGCAGGAGTTGCTGCGGTTTAATCCTCCGGATCTGAGCGAATATGTCAACCTGTTTACCGACCTGTCCCGCACCGCCCGCCGGGAAGGGCTGCTGGCACTGGATCGTCGCCTCGGCGAACTGGAGGACGAATTCATCCGCTTCGGCCTGGAAATGGCCGTGGACGGCATCGAAGAACAGGAAATTGCCGAGATGCTTCAGGTGCGCATCACCGAGGAGCTACGTCCCAAGCAACTCTTTGCCAAAATCATGAACTCCGCAGGTACGTTTGCGCCTTCCTTTGGCATGATCGGGACGCTCATCGGACTGGTGCAGATGATGCAAAACCTCACCGACCCCACGCAAATCGGGGCCGGAATGGCCGTAGCCATGCTCACCACCCTCTACGGGGCTATCCTGGCGAACCTGGTTTTCCTCCCGCTCGCCAACAAGACCAAGGTACAATTAGCCCAGTTGCAAAAAGCCCGCGAAATGACGCGTGTTGGCATTCTGTCGATTGTCCGGGGCGACAGCCCCAGCATGATCGAAAAGCGCTTGCAAATGCTGGCAGGCGACCAGAGCGCCAGCACCCAAGAAGAAGAACCGCACCTGGCGAAGGCTGCCTGA
- a CDS encoding protein-glutamate methylesterase/protein-glutamine glutaminase has translation MIRVLIVDDSAFMRKALSIMLEGDPEIQVVGTARDGIEAIEKVHALNPDIVTLDIEMPRMDGLTALRRIMREHPVPVIMVSSLTQEGAQATIEALEAGAVDFIPKQHSYVSIEISRIRAELLEKIKTIARTRPLLTRRRAAAAPPEALPTLRFREARAIAIGVSTGGPRALQQVIPTLPADLPVPVLIVQHMPPHFTRSLAERLNSLSALTVVEAEEGMPLQAGHVFLAPGGRHLVLTGRNGQTPLIRTPVEPVTLHRPSVDVMFQSVCQTFDGKVLAVVMTGMGRDGLEGARLIKQRGGKVITQDEASCVVYGMPRAVNEAGLSDAVLPLEQIGPMLARSLGCTPVAQPVTS, from the coding sequence ATGATCCGCGTACTCATCGTCGACGACTCGGCCTTTATGCGTAAGGCGCTCTCCATCATGCTGGAGGGCGATCCAGAAATCCAGGTAGTGGGCACAGCCCGCGATGGAATAGAAGCTATTGAAAAAGTACACGCTCTCAATCCCGATATCGTTACGCTTGACATAGAAATGCCCCGCATGGATGGTCTGACGGCGCTGCGCCGCATCATGCGGGAGCATCCTGTGCCCGTCATCATGGTCAGTTCGCTGACCCAGGAAGGCGCACAGGCCACCATCGAAGCACTGGAAGCCGGGGCCGTCGATTTCATTCCCAAACAGCACTCGTACGTATCCATTGAGATCTCCCGAATTCGGGCTGAACTGCTGGAAAAAATCAAAACCATCGCTCGGACACGCCCCCTGCTAACGCGACGGCGTGCCGCCGCTGCGCCTCCAGAAGCATTGCCTACCCTGCGTTTTCGAGAGGCTCGGGCTATTGCGATTGGCGTCTCCACCGGCGGCCCGCGTGCCCTCCAGCAGGTCATTCCGACCCTACCCGCCGACCTGCCTGTACCGGTACTCATTGTCCAACATATGCCGCCCCATTTTACCCGTTCGCTTGCCGAACGGCTGAACAGCCTCAGCGCCCTGACCGTCGTCGAAGCAGAAGAAGGGATGCCCCTTCAGGCCGGCCACGTTTTCCTGGCCCCGGGCGGACGTCACCTGGTGCTGACAGGCCGCAACGGCCAGACGCCACTGATCCGAACGCCCGTCGAACCCGTAACGCTACACCGTCCATCTGTCGATGTCATGTTTCAGAGCGTCTGCCAGACCTTCGACGGGAAAGTACTGGCTGTCGTAATGACCGGCATGGGACGAGATGGGCTGGAAGGCGCCCGCCTGATCAAACAACGCGGCGGTAAAGTCATTACGCAGGACGAGGCAAGTTGCGTCGTGTATGGCATGCCCCGTGCCGTGAACGAAGCCGGTCTGAGCGACGCTGTGTTACCTCTGGAGCAGATCGGTCCAATGCTGGCGCGTAGCCTGGGCTGCACACCCGTTGCCCAGCCCGTTACGTCTTAA
- a CDS encoding chemotaxis protein CheA, whose product RKGTLAFNPAMMDVLFEAFDLMKQLLQQVVDRKLQPLPLSTIIEKLQAVAEGKSTAAAETAQPAPPAAQPAPAAASPTTSSPASTAARPAGNGQTARRDKGTETIRVEVRRLDNLMDLVGELVLGRNRLLQLLSELGEGDNAELLRELADTTTQIDFITTELQSAVMHTRMVQIGRVFNKFPRLVRDLAREFNKQIELIIEGEDTELDKSLIEEISDPLVHLVRNAADHGIEDPETRRARGKPPTGRIRLAAAQEGNHIVIEVEDDGAGIDPKKLKAKAVEKGMITEKEAAEMSDREALELIFRAGFSTAQRVSKVSGRGVGMDVVKTNITKLNGTISVHSVPGQGTRFTLKLPLTLAIIQSLLVRVSDEAFAIPLHTVIEVVGLEPDTVSTINGREVIRLRDAVIPLLRVGEMLQVPHWEYHPERAYAVIVGIAHHRLGLIVDDLIGQKEIVIKPLGNYLKKVPGVAGSTILGDGRVVMILDVGELVRMEAQRLRGNDTFHSAVVTA is encoded by the coding sequence CGCAAAGGCACGCTCGCCTTCAACCCCGCCATGATGGACGTCCTCTTCGAAGCCTTCGACCTGATGAAACAACTCCTCCAACAGGTCGTCGACCGCAAGCTGCAACCGCTGCCGCTCTCCACTATTATTGAGAAACTGCAAGCCGTTGCCGAAGGCAAATCAACCGCTGCCGCAGAAACGGCTCAGCCTGCACCCCCTGCTGCCCAACCGGCTCCCGCTGCCGCGTCGCCCACCACTTCCTCACCAGCCTCTACAGCAGCGCGCCCGGCCGGCAATGGGCAAACCGCTCGCCGAGATAAAGGCACCGAAACGATCCGCGTCGAAGTTCGCCGCCTTGACAACCTCATGGATCTGGTAGGCGAACTGGTTCTGGGACGCAACCGGCTGCTACAGCTTCTCAGCGAGCTCGGGGAAGGGGACAACGCCGAGCTGCTCCGAGAACTTGCCGACACCACAACGCAGATCGACTTCATTACCACCGAGTTGCAGTCGGCCGTTATGCACACCCGCATGGTGCAGATCGGCCGCGTTTTCAACAAGTTCCCACGCCTGGTCCGAGATCTGGCCCGTGAATTCAACAAGCAGATCGAACTGATCATCGAAGGCGAAGACACCGAACTGGACAAATCGCTTATCGAAGAGATCAGCGATCCGCTGGTTCACCTGGTTCGCAACGCTGCCGACCACGGCATCGAAGACCCGGAAACGCGTCGCGCACGCGGCAAGCCCCCAACCGGTCGCATTCGCCTGGCCGCCGCCCAGGAAGGCAACCACATTGTCATCGAAGTTGAAGACGACGGCGCCGGAATCGATCCGAAGAAACTCAAAGCAAAAGCCGTAGAGAAAGGGATGATCACTGAAAAGGAGGCGGCGGAAATGAGCGACCGGGAAGCGTTGGAGCTGATCTTTCGAGCGGGCTTTAGCACAGCGCAACGCGTCAGCAAGGTATCGGGTCGCGGCGTAGGCATGGACGTAGTCAAGACCAACATCACGAAGCTGAACGGAACCATCAGCGTACATTCTGTTCCCGGGCAAGGAACCCGCTTCACGCTCAAACTACCCCTCACGCTCGCGATCATTCAGAGCTTGCTCGTCCGCGTAAGCGACGAAGCCTTCGCCATTCCGCTGCACACGGTGATCGAAGTGGTCGGACTTGAGCCAGACACCGTTTCCACCATTAACGGTCGCGAAGTTATCCGCCTGCGCGACGCCGTTATTCCCCTGCTACGCGTAGGTGAAATGCTCCAGGTTCCCCACTGGGAATACCATCCAGAACGCGCCTATGCGGTTATCGTCGGCATCGCCCATCATCGGCTAGGCCTGATCGTGGACGACCTGATCGGTCAGAAAGAAATTGTGATCAAACCGCTGGGCAACTACCTCAAGAAAGTGCCTGGCGTAGCCGGCTCCACGATCCTTGGCGATGGCCGGGTAGTCATGATTCTGGACGTGGGCGAGCTCGTGCGCATGGAAGCGCAGCGCCTCCGTGGCAATGATACCTTCCATTCGGCGGTAGTTACAGCGTAA
- a CDS encoding protein phosphatase CheZ, with amino-acid sequence MTTHHIQDLLSKLNELRAVFILGQRAIPFIEEVVYFLREISPLLSEVNDSLTESTRKMPRASSQLKSVTQATEMATTEILDLIDVVLSDLDAFKKSWASAPEILQTLQTQEDQLWQHLPESWHEQLQSLLEERRQHYTALQNMLESQHQLIDSLRDRMNRIMLALQVQDITAQQLAAVNHLIESVRHRMAQLIQRLGGEVLDGLELSQQLFAEGTFDPHARYDRDGARQERVDALVEALQNNAPLPSDETATTPASQEEIDALFNNSGGTPASQDEI; translated from the coding sequence ATGACGACCCATCACATCCAGGACCTGCTCTCTAAGTTGAACGAGCTGCGCGCGGTCTTTATTCTCGGACAGCGAGCCATTCCCTTCATTGAAGAAGTTGTCTATTTCCTGCGCGAAATCTCGCCGCTACTTTCGGAAGTCAACGACTCGCTGACCGAGAGCACCCGCAAGATGCCGCGGGCCAGCTCGCAACTCAAAAGCGTCACGCAGGCCACTGAAATGGCCACCACGGAGATCCTTGACCTGATCGACGTGGTGCTGAGCGACCTGGACGCGTTCAAAAAATCCTGGGCCTCCGCTCCTGAAATACTTCAGACGCTCCAGACCCAGGAAGATCAACTGTGGCAGCATCTGCCCGAAAGCTGGCACGAGCAGCTCCAATCGCTCCTGGAAGAACGTCGGCAACACTACACCGCCCTGCAGAACATGCTGGAAAGCCAGCACCAACTCATTGATTCGCTGCGGGATCGCATGAACCGCATCATGCTGGCGCTGCAGGTGCAGGATATTACGGCTCAGCAGCTAGCCGCGGTCAACCACCTGATCGAATCGGTGCGGCACCGCATGGCGCAGCTCATCCAGCGACTGGGCGGCGAAGTGCTGGATGGACTGGAACTGTCCCAGCAGCTTTTCGCAGAAGGGACGTTCGACCCACACGCACGCTACGACCGAGACGGCGCCCGCCAGGAACGCGTCGACGCGCTGGTGGAAGCCCTGCAAAACAATGCACCGCTTCCCTCTGACGAAACAGCAACAACCCCAGCCTCGCAGGAGGAAATCGATGCCCTCTTTAACAATAGCGGCGGCACACCCGCCTCCCAGGACGAAATCGA
- a CDS encoding chemotaxis response regulator CheY, which produces MTFLVVDDSPTMRRIVCNALREIGYTDVVEASDGADALEKLEQGSIDFVITDWNMPNMNGLELTKAIRSHARFGNLPILMVTTRGMKEDVIAAMQARVNNYIVKPFTPEVLREKINLILKTS; this is translated from the coding sequence ATGACGTTCCTGGTTGTTGATGATTCTCCCACCATGCGGCGCATCGTCTGCAATGCGCTGCGTGAAATCGGCTATACCGACGTGGTTGAAGCCAGTGATGGTGCCGACGCCCTGGAAAAGCTCGAACAGGGCTCCATCGACTTCGTCATTACCGACTGGAACATGCCTAATATGAACGGGCTGGAGCTCACCAAAGCCATCCGCAGCCATGCCCGCTTCGGGAATCTCCCCATTTTAATGGTTACCACACGCGGCATGAAAGAAGATGTGATTGCCGCTATGCAGGCTCGCGTTAACAACTACATTGTCAAGCCCTTCACGCCAGAAGTGCTGCGTGAAAAAATCAATCTGATTCTGAAAACTTCTTGA
- a CDS encoding response regulator: MAKTVLVVDDSSTARKFVAFALRAQGLTVLTACDGLEALEKIAQVPVDLVITDLNMPKLDGIGLVQALRSDPEYAHIPILVLSSLEDAELVSQSQQLGVQAYLTKPFDAQRLQYEVSKFIS, translated from the coding sequence ATGGCTAAAACGGTTCTGGTCGTCGACGATTCCAGCACCGCCCGCAAGTTCGTCGCTTTTGCTCTGCGGGCGCAAGGTCTGACGGTGCTGACCGCATGCGACGGCCTGGAAGCACTGGAAAAAATTGCCCAGGTCCCCGTCGACCTGGTCATCACCGACCTGAACATGCCCAAGCTGGACGGGATCGGTCTGGTGCAGGCGCTGCGCTCTGATCCAGAATACGCCCACATACCGATCCTGGTACTGTCTTCGCTGGAAGATGCCGAACTGGTCAGCCAGAGCCAGCAGTTGGGCGTGCAGGCCTACCTTACCAAACCATTTGACGCACAACGACTGCAATATGAGGTGTCCAAATTTATCTCTTAA
- a CDS encoding CheR family methyltransferase, whose product MSLLARLPLTPQHHTVLSDAEFQQLRQLIYEKTGLYFQDNKRYLLESRVGRRLNELRLPNGQAYLRLLQNGQGRDEFRHLINAITINETYFFRAPAHLEVLERHILPEWLRTKRQVRIWSAGCSSGEEPYTLAIFLRDRIQPRYPNARFEIIGTDINTKVLKQAQQGLYGDYAVRNVPPEYLQRYFIQQGNRYQLRDEIRKMVKFQVLNLADEIAMSTMRNFDLIICANVLIYFDDNMKRRVVQSFYRSLVPGGYLFVGFSETLYGISQAFQPVRFGKAIVYRKEAEASESNTRRHG is encoded by the coding sequence ATGAGCCTGCTGGCACGCCTACCCCTGACCCCGCAACATCACACCGTACTTTCGGACGCCGAATTCCAGCAGTTGCGCCAACTGATCTACGAAAAAACCGGTCTCTACTTCCAGGATAACAAGCGCTATCTGCTGGAAAGCCGCGTAGGGCGCCGCCTGAATGAACTCCGGCTGCCCAACGGACAGGCCTATCTGCGGCTGCTGCAAAACGGTCAGGGACGCGACGAATTTCGCCATCTGATCAATGCAATTACCATCAACGAAACCTACTTCTTTCGGGCTCCAGCCCATTTAGAAGTGCTGGAGCGGCACATCCTACCCGAATGGCTACGCACCAAACGCCAGGTGCGCATCTGGAGCGCCGGATGCTCCAGTGGCGAAGAACCCTACACGCTGGCCATCTTCCTGCGCGACCGCATCCAACCTCGATATCCAAATGCCCGCTTCGAAATCATCGGCACCGACATCAACACAAAGGTGCTCAAACAGGCCCAGCAGGGCCTCTACGGAGACTATGCGGTCCGCAACGTCCCGCCCGAATATCTGCAACGCTATTTCATCCAACAGGGCAACCGCTATCAACTCCGCGACGAAATTCGGAAGATGGTAAAATTTCAGGTGCTCAACCTGGCCGATGAGATCGCCATGAGCACCATGCGCAATTTCGATTTAATCATTTGCGCTAATGTTCTCATCTATTTCGACGATAATATGAAACGCCGCGTGGTCCAATCTTTCTATCGGAGTCTGGTACCAGGCGGCTACCTCTTTGTCGGATTTTCCGAAACCCTTTACGGCATCAGCCAGGCCTTCCAGCCGGTGCGTTTTGGCAAGGCTATTGTATACCGCAAAGAAGCAGAAGCCTCTGAAAGCAACACGCGTCGCCATGGCTAA
- a CDS encoding HEAT repeat domain-containing protein: MSIVLPEGLQHPDPAVRLDALTEFLAGHPPAETIPVAAHCLQDPDPGIREAAAEHLVAIGTEEAAQAVVPLIQHSELPVRNLAGEVLVRIGRPSVQVLLPYVDADDADTRKFAIDVLAQLPAADVADRIAARLDDPDTNVRLAAIDALAALGATQYAPVLRERYQLYPAERPHILAALGAFRDARGLQLIEAALNDPDPVVQYAASEALSNYPLPEVLHLLLRQLEKAPPEARPLVLHDLIEAYESATGPVPPLPEKLRPYLLEMLQEPDLSFKKAAVRGLRHMLDAETIEAMLEHAGQHDELDLALFEAISTHPEAFACVARCAETGRMSLDAAAGFAIALLTHGCLDDLQLPQAAQFLQAHFESLDAETKMAAITLSLQLQHPAFLGLVQQGLQDPDPAVRHYADDALCTARRSSAYQP, translated from the coding sequence ATGTCGATTGTCCTGCCTGAAGGGTTACAGCACCCGGATCCGGCCGTTCGCCTGGACGCACTGACCGAGTTTCTGGCCGGACATCCGCCCGCTGAAACGATACCGGTGGCGGCCCATTGCCTGCAAGACCCCGACCCGGGTATCCGTGAAGCCGCCGCCGAACACCTGGTTGCTATTGGCACCGAGGAAGCAGCACAGGCGGTGGTGCCCCTCATTCAGCACTCCGAATTGCCAGTACGTAACCTGGCCGGTGAAGTGCTCGTCCGCATCGGGCGTCCATCGGTGCAGGTGCTCCTGCCTTACGTGGACGCAGACGACGCGGACACGCGCAAGTTCGCCATTGACGTACTGGCGCAACTTCCGGCCGCCGACGTAGCCGACCGCATAGCGGCTCGGTTGGACGACCCCGACACCAACGTGCGCCTGGCCGCCATCGACGCGCTGGCTGCGCTGGGCGCCACCCAGTATGCTCCGGTGCTGCGCGAACGCTATCAGCTTTACCCGGCTGAACGACCGCACATTCTGGCAGCATTGGGTGCCTTTCGGGACGCCCGCGGCCTGCAACTGATCGAAGCTGCCCTCAACGACCCAGACCCGGTGGTCCAGTACGCTGCCTCTGAAGCCCTCTCAAACTATCCCCTCCCCGAAGTGCTTCACCTGCTGCTGCGTCAGCTCGAAAAGGCACCTCCAGAAGCTCGACCCCTGGTGCTCCACGACCTCATTGAAGCCTATGAGTCAGCCACCGGGCCCGTCCCGCCCCTGCCCGAAAAATTGCGTCCTTACCTCCTGGAGATGCTGCAGGAACCCGACCTGAGCTTCAAGAAGGCAGCCGTGCGCGGATTGCGCCATATGCTCGACGCTGAAACAATCGAAGCAATGCTGGAACACGCCGGTCAGCACGACGAGCTGGACCTGGCGCTGTTTGAAGCCATCTCCACGCATCCCGAGGCGTTTGCTTGCGTGGCCCGTTGCGCAGAAACGGGACGCATGTCGCTCGATGCGGCTGCTGGGTTCGCTATCGCACTGCTGACCCATGGATGCCTCGACGACCTGCAGCTCCCGCAGGCTGCCCAGTTTCTGCAAGCTCACTTCGAAAGCCTGGATGCCGAAACCAAAATGGCAGCCATCACACTGAGTCTCCAGTTGCAACATCCGGCTTTCCTCGGATTGGTTCAGCAGGGGCTTCAGGACCCCGATCCCGCCGTGCGCCACTATGCCGATGATGCGCTCTGCACTGCTCGCCGTAGTTCTGCTTACCAGCCCTGA
- a CDS encoding chemotaxis protein CheW: MQQQTSRTQLLQLVSFLIENEEFGVDILNVQEIIRPVDITRVPNAPAFVEGVINLRGRIVPVVDLRKRFNLPQRERDKNSRIIVVELGDKIVGFMVDAVREVLRVDPSVIEPPPELAIGIDAHYITGVAKLEDRLLILLDLERILSEEEKHHLQPLQEATEAEAS, from the coding sequence ATGCAGCAGCAGACCTCCCGTACGCAGCTCCTTCAACTGGTAAGTTTCTTAATCGAAAACGAGGAGTTTGGCGTCGACATCCTGAACGTGCAGGAAATCATTCGGCCGGTCGACATCACGCGCGTGCCAAACGCCCCGGCCTTTGTGGAAGGGGTGATCAACCTGCGCGGCCGCATTGTTCCTGTCGTGGATCTGCGCAAGCGTTTCAACCTGCCCCAACGTGAGCGCGACAAAAACTCGCGCATCATTGTGGTAGAGCTAGGCGACAAGATTGTCGGCTTCATGGTCGATGCCGTGCGCGAGGTGCTGCGCGTCGACCCCAGTGTCATCGAGCCTCCACCAGAGCTGGCCATTGGTATCGACGCACACTACATCACGGGAGTAGCCAAGCTGGAAGATCGCTTGCTCATCCTGCTGGACCTGGAGCGCATCCTTTCCGAAGAAGAAAAGCACCATCTGCAGCCGCTCCAGGAAGCCACGGAAGCAGAAGCCTCCTGA
- a CDS encoding flagellar hook protein FlgE has translation MIRSLRTGVSGLKSHQIRMDVISNNIANVNTTAFKRGRAAFNELLGQTLLGVGRTAGGRGINPAYVGLGVAVGSIDVNFAQGALENTGVATDLGINGDGFFVVRGGDRIYLTRAGNFTINRFGELVTNTGLQVQGWAFDEQGNQLRSVSLEDVRIPLSATSPPKRTENIYVRGNLSAEALVGDTYTISSIVYDSQGRTQSIIIQFTKTNNNEWQWQVFDANNNPILDSSNNPQTGTITFNSDGTIDLDGDPTTSPDTGTLAPTFEWDINGDGTFETFTLNFADEENALTQFAGSTTVSVRDQDGIPPGTLIGFSINQEGIVELNFSNGHQQKIFQLALGIVKNPNGLQQEGDNLWSLTSASGDLTLGRAGAELNRTVIVAGTLEMSNVDLATEFTDMIVTQRGYQASARIITTSDEMLQELVQLKR, from the coding sequence ATGATTCGTTCGCTTCGCACCGGCGTCTCCGGACTGAAGAGCCATCAGATTCGCATGGACGTCATCTCTAACAACATTGCTAACGTCAATACAACCGCCTTCAAACGCGGCCGCGCTGCTTTTAATGAACTACTGGGCCAGACGCTGCTGGGCGTCGGCCGCACTGCCGGCGGCCGCGGCATCAATCCGGCCTATGTAGGCCTGGGCGTAGCTGTTGGCTCGATTGACGTCAACTTTGCCCAGGGTGCTCTTGAAAACACCGGCGTGGCCACCGACCTGGGCATCAACGGCGATGGGTTCTTTGTCGTCCGCGGAGGCGACCGCATCTACCTGACCCGCGCCGGCAACTTCACGATCAACCGCTTCGGCGAACTGGTCACCAATACCGGCCTGCAGGTGCAGGGCTGGGCGTTCGATGAGCAGGGCAATCAGCTTCGTTCCGTTTCACTGGAAGACGTGCGCATTCCACTGAGCGCCACGTCCCCTCCCAAGCGAACAGAAAACATCTACGTGCGCGGCAACCTGAGCGCCGAAGCACTTGTAGGAGACACCTATACAATTTCATCCATTGTATACGACTCGCAGGGACGCACCCAGTCTATCATCATTCAATTCACGAAAACCAACAACAACGAATGGCAGTGGCAGGTCTTTGACGCCAACAATAACCCGATTCTGGACAGCAGCAACAATCCTCAAACCGGTACCATTACCTTTAACAGTGACGGTACCATTGATCTCGACGGCGACCCCACTACCAGTCCTGACACCGGTACGTTGGCTCCCACATTTGAATGGGACATCAATGGCGATGGCACCTTTGAGACGTTCACCTTGAACTTTGCCGACGAAGAAAATGCCCTTACGCAATTTGCCGGCTCCACCACCGTCTCAGTGCGCGATCAAGACGGCATCCCCCCCGGTACCCTGATTGGGTTTAGCATTAACCAGGAGGGTATTGTGGAACTCAACTTTTCCAATGGACATCAGCAGAAAATCTTCCAACTGGCCCTCGGCATTGTCAAAAACCCCAACGGATTGCAACAGGAAGGCGACAACCTCTGGAGTCTGACCAGCGCTTCCGGTGACCTGACGCTGGGCCGAGCCGGAGCCGAACTCAACCGCACAGTCATCGTGGCCGGCACGCTGGAAATGAGCAACGTGGATCTGGCCACCGAATTCACTGACATGATTGTCACGCAGCGCGGCTACCAGGCTTCGGCCCGCATTATCACTACTTCCGACGAAATGCTCCAGGAGCTCGTTCAGCTCAAACGATAA
- a CDS encoding TIGR02530 family flagellar biosynthesis protein → MKVQDLAARVQPIPGATGPPSQTPRTHDPPATSFAEVLRQVQSAEEGLRLSAHARQRMAQRGIAFDALLARQLTEAVQELSAKGAREALVLHSEAAFIVSVTNRTVVTALSRQEMHQRIFTQIDSAYILNS, encoded by the coding sequence ATGAAAGTACAAGATCTGGCAGCGCGCGTGCAGCCCATACCGGGCGCGACGGGTCCTCCGTCGCAGACGCCACGCACGCACGATCCGCCTGCAACGTCCTTTGCTGAGGTGTTGCGCCAGGTGCAGTCGGCTGAGGAAGGCCTGCGCCTTTCGGCTCATGCGCGCCAGCGCATGGCGCAACGGGGCATCGCCTTCGATGCCCTGTTGGCCCGGCAGCTCACCGAAGCGGTGCAGGAGCTGTCCGCTAAAGGAGCCCGGGAAGCGCTGGTGCTGCATTCCGAGGCCGCCTTCATTGTCAGCGTCACGAACCGTACTGTGGTGACCGCCCTCAGCCGCCAGGAAATGCACCAGCGGATTTTTACCCAGATTGACAGTGCGTATATCCTGAATTCCTGA
- a CDS encoding flagellar hook assembly protein FlgD, which yields MPSLIAPIDEIRQQALQGTPGAPSPPSQELDREAFLRLLVTQLRYQDPINPLDSREFAAQLAQFTTVEQLIGINETLTAQTDAYNALAQGIHNSVAASLVGKVIEAEGNQLTWSGKDTVPFRIELGDAARQVSIQIRNEAGEVVRTLYLGSRTAGEHAVEWDGRNDAGELLPAGTYTIEVLATDANGDTVTARSFVRGRVTRVTFGPEGILLWIGDRSVPMQAVRGVESE from the coding sequence ATGCCTTCGCTGATTGCTCCCATTGACGAAATTCGCCAGCAGGCGCTGCAGGGCACACCCGGTGCGCCGTCTCCACCCTCCCAGGAATTAGACCGAGAGGCTTTCTTACGCCTGCTGGTTACCCAGCTTCGCTACCAGGATCCCATTAACCCACTCGATAGCCGCGAATTTGCTGCCCAGCTTGCCCAGTTTACTACCGTCGAACAGCTTATTGGAATCAACGAAACGCTGACGGCTCAGACCGATGCCTACAATGCCCTGGCCCAGGGTATTCACAACAGTGTAGCAGCCAGCCTGGTCGGTAAAGTTATCGAGGCCGAAGGCAATCAGCTTACCTGGAGTGGCAAGGATACCGTCCCCTTCCGCATCGAACTGGGCGACGCAGCGCGTCAGGTTAGCATTCAAATTCGAAACGAAGCGGGTGAAGTTGTCCGCACCCTCTACCTGGGTTCTCGCACTGCCGGTGAACATGCGGTGGAATGGGACGGACGCAATGATGCCGGCGAGTTACTTCCAGCCGGCACGTACACCATTGAAGTGCTTGCTACCGATGCCAACGGGGATACGGTAACCGCCCGTTCCTTTGTGCGCGGGCGCGTTACCCGCGTCACGTTTGGTCCAGAAGGCATTCTACTCTGGATTGGAGATCGTTCGGTGCCTATGCAGGCCGTCCGTGGCGTGGAATCTGAATAA
- the fliJ gene encoding flagellar export protein FliJ, with the protein MPGKKFRFSLQSVLRLRQHQTEQAVEALIRLQQERQKLEKHIHAARQKLEQLQQQLAAQQSSVDPVWLRRQEAYWMKAQQQLRLLEQQLAQLQQQEAEARALVLERRQAEESLERLRERQYARHLEAEAAAERAWIDEQATGAYVRKLQQRAP; encoded by the coding sequence ATGCCCGGCAAGAAATTCCGCTTTTCCCTGCAAAGCGTGCTGCGTCTTCGGCAGCATCAAACCGAACAAGCTGTAGAGGCCCTGATTCGATTGCAGCAAGAGCGGCAAAAACTGGAAAAGCACATCCACGCAGCGCGCCAGAAACTAGAACAACTGCAGCAGCAACTGGCTGCCCAGCAATCTTCCGTTGATCCGGTCTGGCTGCGTCGCCAGGAAGCCTACTGGATGAAAGCGCAGCAACAACTCCGTCTTCTGGAGCAGCAGCTTGCGCAGCTCCAGCAGCAGGAGGCCGAAGCCCGAGCGCTGGTGTTGGAACGACGCCAGGCGGAAGAATCACTCGAACGCCTGCGCGAGCGGCAATACGCCCGCCACCTGGAAGCCGAAGCCGCGGCCGAACGTGCCTGGATCGACGAGCAGGCTACAGGAGCCTACGTTCGTAAGCTGCAGCAACGTGCGCCATGA